Genomic segment of Coffea arabica cultivar ET-39 chromosome 1e, Coffea Arabica ET-39 HiFi, whole genome shotgun sequence:
CGCTACTCAAGATTAGCTCAATAACAAATAGTTTGAGTTTGGTTTCctttaacaaaaaaaagaaacaaactcaaatacaatttcaaatttattaaaacaaACAATGGCTTGCTTTAACTCATTTACATTCTTAATTCTTGGCTATGTACACCAAATTTTACACTCTATGTATCAGTGTAAACCCCCGGGGCAAGATCACGCGGTCTGTGGCTGCTTCCGGCACTCGCAGGTCGTGGGGTCGAACCTCACTTAATGCTTGGGTGCGGTTGGGGTGGTGCTGTACTCCAGGCGCAGGGAATTAGTCGGGCCGCCTTCGGGTCTTGACCCGGACACCtctgtgttgacaaaaaaaaaaaaaaaaagtatcagTGTACCCTTGAGATTCACTAAATAAAATGTAATCCAAACGTATATTTCACACCTGAAGAGTTATAGATTACGATTATTTAAAGCAAAAAAGTGTTTATTATATGTACATTACATTAGAAAAAGTATTATGGTGTTAtatagtaatttcatttttcaaatgatgGAGTATCCAAACACTCCATTATCACTGAATAGTATTCTACTCCCTTCGCCCAAACGAGCCCTAAACTCCCCCTCTTTTTGATAGGGCCCTGAAAGCCCCCCTTGGCTGGGAAAATCAGAAAGAAACGTTGAGGTTTAGAGCAGCAAGGTTCTGGGAGCAAAAACATTTCTTAACTTGAAGGAGGAGATTAAACAGAGGGATTTCATCAATGGTCTAACTGCAAACAAAATACCCACCTCAAAAAGCAGATTCTTGGTCGACATTGATGGTTTTGTTCTTCAGAAAACCTGGTTCTTTGTTGATGTTTCTACTCATGCCTTTTCTATTTCGGAATGCTTTGTTAGTATCTTTTTACCAGTCTATTATCCAATTATACATTCAATGCCTTCGATGCCCATAGCTATCTGCAAAAGAGCAGAAATCCCTTCTACTTTTAAGCCTCAAGATTGCACAATCTCTCCTGAGCTGCTGCTGTGTATATTgagaaatttggaaagaaaaagagagaacccAGATGGCTGATCCTCCAGAAAAGAAGGTGCAAAGAATCCCAGATGGTGATAGTATTGATAGGTTGAGTGCACTTTCGGACTGTGTTCTGCTCCACATCCTTTCACTTTTGAAGACAAAAGAAGCTGCAGCCACCTCAATTCTGTCCACGAGATGGAGAAATCTTTTTGTTTCGCTACCTGATATTGATTTATGTTTCTGTGTGGATGATGATGCTTCTGACCGTGATAGACTGTTTTATCAGTTTACACATTTCTCTAATAGAGTGATTGAACAACGAAATACGGCTCCAATCAGAAAGATTCGACTCCGCGTGGAGCATTTTGTTGAAAGGTACCGTTTGGCTTTTGAATCATTGTTGATATCTGCAGCTGCTGCAATTTCTACTTACAGTGTCGACCAACTTCGTATTTCGGTTGAAATGGATACAACTGAGAAATTTTCTGTACTTTTTCCACCTGGAATTTTTTCATCTGAAACTATAGTTTCTTTATCACTAAACCTTGACGTGGGTTGGAATGTTCCTGATTTTGTTTGGTTGCCAAATCTCAAGTATCTTTACTTGATGCGATTCACATTGGTAGATGAAGATTCTATTCAGAGGTTTCTTCAAGGTTGCCCTTTGCTTGAACACCTGATATTAACAGTGCAACCTTTCAGCTATGCGAGTGAGAGTGAAGAAAGCATTGAAGTCGAAGTTCTTCATATCTCGAGTCCCTTGTTGAAAGTCCTGGTGCTCTGTTGGAATGAAAAAGTTGAACTAGAGTTCACTGTTGTTGTGAAGTCAGAAAATCTTGAGACTTTGGTATGTTCCCTCGAGGGGCAGCATAAAGTTATCGTAGATGCCCCAAATCTGAAGTCCTTGAACGTTGACGGTCATGTACTTGAAGTACACATAATTCAGAGCCTGGTATCTATTGATAAGGCAGTAGTACGAGCTGAATTTCTGCATAATGTGACAAATCTAGGTGACTTATTTTTACGTGTTCAGCATGCTTTTGAGTTTATTAGTGGGTTGCAAAATGTGAAATCACTGAATTTGTCAGAGAACATTTTAAAGGTATGTTTTCTCTTTTCTGTCTTCTTTAATTTGGGTTGGCTTCTGAgcttttccttcaatttttaaTAGAAGAACTGGAACTTTGTTCTTAATTAATTCTTCTTGTTATATGGATGAAGGCTCTCTATTTTTCTCAACCAGCATTGCCAACTTTCAGAAACTTGATCAAGCTGGAGCTTGAACCTGTTTATTGCCATTCTTTTCCTCGTAGCTGGATCTTACAGGTGTTATCAAACTTATTTGAAAGTTCCCCTTACCTTGAAGTGCTTATCTTTAGTGAGGTAAGTTGTGTTGGGTATTTTAGTGTAAGAGTTAATTGCTTTGTATTTCGCTGTCCCTTATATACTTTATATGAACAGGTATTCAAGAACTACTTTGGCGAAGATGAGAAATTTGGTTCTGTTTTTCCACAGGCTTTTCCACTATCTTTCATTGAGCATCTTAAGGTAATAGAAATGAGTAATTTTAAAGGGGAAGAACATGAATTCAAGCTGGCGGAATATTTTTTGAAGAATGGAAAATCTCTGAAGTAGATCACTCTTGAAAGAGAGGGTTGGAAGTCCGTACCAGAATATTGCAACAGGATCCTCTCATTCAAGAAGTGTTCAGAGGATTGTCAGATTGTATTCAGAAAGAAATGGGATTATATAACGTGCCCGCAATTACGACAGCTGATGAATCTATCTCCTTAACAGTATTCTTCGCGGCAAACTGATAAGCTATAATTCAGTTGCAGACTTAAGAAATTTTGGCTTCACGGATATAACATCTTGGCGCCAAATTTTTTGTGTAATAGGATTCTGTTCTAAGATTTTGTATTAATGCACCAGAGAATTGAATTACAGCTAGCTAGATATCCAGCCCTTATGAATACCTTCAGTTTAGAAGTTTTCTGAATTAGCCAATcactctatttttcttttttaatttgattttgatgagCCCTGGCTGTAGAAATGTCAGCAAGTTTTCAAGAGAATGCTAGTTTCTCTTTCAGGTTTTTCTCAGTGAAGACCTGATTAATAATTGCTCAACAATTGCTTGAATAGATCTGAGTATGGTTAAAAGTGTGATTGGGACCTTACATGGCTGCAATTGCTGGTTCTCACCTGATTAATTGTTCAACAATTGCTTGAATAGATCTGAAGTGGTTAAACATGTGATTGGGATCTTATATGACTGCAATTGCTTGTGCTCTTTGGCTGAAGTGCTTTTTACATTGTTAATTCCTTAACTAGAAGTTTTGGTTTTTGGGATATGATAGTTAGGGACAAATAGTGGTATGGCAATATGGTGAAAGATATTATATAGCACTTGCAAAATGAACAATGGTTATGACATATATGTCTATTTACCTACACTTCAAGATTTTCAGTCAGCAAGcgtgcatttcttccttttactGTGGCTTCATTAATGTGAAGCTTCTCATTCAAGTATTGAACTTTATGCTTGTACCTCTATTGTTTTAGTTCTTCTTTTAATCTGTATGAAGGTACTCCATTACTCTTAAGTTACtaactttcaaaatttattGACCACTCCGTTCCTTGAAACttctttttattatctttttatACATGCCTTTTTTGTCGAAGATGTTCCCAAGCTCTCTTCATGCAACTTTTAAGCTTGAAGTGCATATCTTTCATCCACTGCCTTAAGATTATCTGTTTGGATGTAGATTTATTTTCAGCATCTTTTCCACTTCTAATTGTATTAATGGGGTAGGTGTATAGGAACAACTTCAGAGGGATCGAAGAGTTTGAGTTTGTACTTCCAAAGG
This window contains:
- the LOC113699358 gene encoding F-box/LRR-repeat protein At4g14103; its protein translation is MADPPEKKVQRIPDGDSIDRLSALSDCVLLHILSLLKTKEAAATSILSTRWRNLFVSLPDIDLCFCVDDDASDRDRLFYQFTHFSNRVIEQRNTAPIRKIRLRVEHFVERYRLAFESLLISAAAAISTYSVDQLRISVEMDTTEKFSVLFPPGIFSSETIVSLSLNLDVGWNVPDFVWLPNLKYLYLMRFTLVDEDSIQRFLQGCPLLEHLILTVQPFSYASESEESIEVEVLHISSPLLKVLVLCWNEKVELEFTVVVKSENLETLVCSLEGQHKVIVDAPNLKSLNVDGHVLEVHIIQSLVSIDKAVVRAEFLHNVTNLGDLFLRVQHAFEFISGLQNVKSLNLSENILKALYFSQPALPTFRNLIKLELEPVYCHSFPRSWILQVLSNLFESSPYLEVLIFSEVFKNYFGEDEKFGSVFPQAFPLSFIEHLKVIEMSNFKGEEHEFKLAEYFLKNGKSLK